In Natronolimnobius baerhuensis, a single window of DNA contains:
- a CDS encoding DUF418 domain-containing protein, which produces MKSESSSEIDDGVTETAPAAATATRGPTDPDDRIVSLDVLRGFALLGILVINIWLFALPMVGWLDPTLYGDLSGGNYAAWFVSHVFFEQKFVTLFTFLFGAGIVLFMQSKERSDQPARRLHFTRTFWLLVIGLAHAYLLWYGDILVAYACCGFLVVFVRKWGPKRLLALGLIMFAFPALIYLLSGVGYVVSDAGTQAEIESQILGSFGAGPDEIDQEIAAYQGGWLEQVEFRASTVFTQQTVGFISETFWQLGGLMLIGMALFKWDVLSNGRSRAFYRRLLVAGGTTGLALILTGVWYRELVAWDTAQVLLLAYLFNYWGSLLLALAYVAGIMLLCRAAAGGRIETALAAVGRTAFSNYLLQTVLATSIFYGYGLGLFATLSRLELLGVVVLIWAIQVPLSVAWLQRYRFGPVEWCWRTLTYGERQPMRRE; this is translated from the coding sequence ATGAAGTCCGAGTCCTCGAGCGAGATCGACGATGGTGTCACCGAAACGGCTCCCGCCGCCGCCACCGCGACGCGGGGACCGACCGATCCCGATGACCGAATCGTCAGTCTCGACGTGCTCAGGGGATTTGCACTGCTTGGCATTCTCGTCATCAACATCTGGCTGTTTGCCCTGCCGATGGTCGGCTGGCTCGATCCGACCCTCTACGGTGATCTTTCCGGTGGCAATTACGCCGCCTGGTTCGTCAGTCACGTCTTCTTCGAGCAGAAGTTCGTGACACTGTTTACGTTCCTGTTCGGGGCCGGCATCGTCCTGTTTATGCAGTCAAAAGAACGGAGCGACCAGCCTGCTCGCCGCCTTCATTTCACACGGACGTTCTGGCTGCTCGTGATCGGGTTGGCACACGCCTATCTGCTCTGGTACGGCGACATTCTCGTCGCCTACGCCTGCTGTGGCTTCCTCGTCGTTTTCGTCCGCAAGTGGGGGCCAAAGCGCCTGCTCGCACTCGGTCTCATCATGTTTGCGTTCCCGGCGCTCATCTACCTGCTCAGCGGCGTTGGCTACGTCGTGTCGGATGCGGGCACGCAGGCCGAAATAGAGAGTCAGATTCTGGGGAGTTTCGGCGCTGGGCCCGACGAAATCGATCAGGAGATCGCCGCCTATCAGGGTGGCTGGCTCGAGCAGGTCGAGTTCCGTGCTTCGACGGTGTTCACGCAACAGACGGTCGGGTTCATCTCGGAGACGTTCTGGCAACTCGGTGGGCTGATGCTCATCGGCATGGCGCTGTTCAAGTGGGACGTGCTCTCGAACGGGCGCTCGAGGGCGTTTTACCGGCGCTTGCTCGTCGCCGGTGGGACGACCGGCTTGGCCCTGATCCTCACCGGCGTCTGGTATCGCGAACTGGTCGCGTGGGACACGGCGCAAGTGTTGTTGCTCGCGTACCTGTTCAACTACTGGGGATCGCTCTTGCTGGCGCTTGCGTACGTCGCCGGCATCATGCTCCTCTGTCGGGCCGCAGCCGGCGGGCGCATCGAAACCGCGCTTGCAGCCGTCGGCCGAACGGCGTTTTCGAACTACCTGTTACAGACGGTCCTCGCCACGTCGATCTTCTACGGCTACGGACTCGGCCTGTTCGCGACGCTTTCCCGACTCGAGTTACTCGGCGTTGTCGTCCTCATCTGGGCGATTCAGGTGCCGCTGTCGGTCGCCTGGCTGCAGCGATACCGATTCGGCCCCGTCGAGTGGTGCTGGCGCACGCTGACCTACGGCGAGCGCCAGCCGATGCGCCGCGAGTGA
- a CDS encoding endonuclease/exonuclease/phosphatase family protein, producing MKILTCNAGYLLGYQNILWGYVPPPLGSVVGDAAVERETLEQLVSVIERERPDVVSLLEVDRGSHRTVTDGQFRTLLESLRDRGLSYGGDVANKYTDGGLLESMPFWGHLGNAVLSRADRKPLTHYLSAGRKRLVMELELAADVVLFAVHLSLRASSRKRQLSELAELIAERANGRDVVVTGDFNTFEGPTELSTFTERTGLETRVPGETVPARPFDDLFVDSRSLDLFLCSPSLTVERCDVLDVQLSDHRPVVLEMGH from the coding sequence ATGAAGATTCTTACCTGTAACGCTGGCTACCTGCTTGGCTATCAGAACATCCTCTGGGGATACGTCCCGCCGCCACTCGGCTCGGTGGTTGGCGACGCCGCCGTCGAACGCGAAACACTCGAGCAACTGGTCTCGGTCATCGAACGCGAACGCCCGGACGTGGTCTCGCTGCTCGAGGTCGACCGCGGCTCCCATCGCACCGTCACCGACGGCCAGTTCCGCACGCTCCTCGAGTCGCTTCGCGACCGCGGCCTATCCTACGGCGGCGACGTGGCAAACAAGTACACCGATGGCGGCCTCCTCGAGTCGATGCCGTTCTGGGGCCATCTCGGAAATGCCGTCCTCTCGCGGGCCGACCGAAAACCGCTCACACACTACCTCTCGGCCGGTCGCAAGCGACTCGTTATGGAACTCGAGCTGGCCGCCGACGTAGTGCTCTTTGCGGTCCACCTCTCGCTTCGCGCCAGCAGTCGAAAACGGCAACTCAGCGAACTCGCAGAGCTAATCGCAGAGCGCGCGAACGGCCGCGACGTCGTCGTCACCGGCGACTTCAACACGTTCGAGGGCCCCACGGAACTGTCGACGTTCACCGAGCGGACCGGCCTCGAGACACGCGTTCCCGGCGAGACCGTTCCCGCCCGGCCGTTTGACGACCTCTTCGTCGACTCGCGTAGCCTCGATCTGTTTCTGTGCTCGCCCTCGCTGACGGTCGAACGCTGTGACGTGCTCGACGTCCAACTCTCCGATCACCGACCCGTCGTCTTAGAGATGGGCCACTGA
- a CDS encoding GvpL/GvpF family gas vesicle protein has product MSKTSTNRYVYGIIDGDEPVEFETDAVAGADEIYTVSHRRIGAVVSDIDTTDPEETDEDAQRHDDVLREIMETDGGRSIVPMQFGMAFESDRTLKNVLRGARPAFRRAINDIDGRVELGLKVVRDEDAEVDDAAIDDAVADALEPIAAQSVPNDLFSDRLVLNRSYLVDRDERETFDDAVADLEEEYDDLTFRYTGPFAPYSFVDVKIGANQ; this is encoded by the coding sequence ATGAGCAAGACGAGTACGAACCGCTACGTCTACGGCATTATCGACGGCGACGAACCCGTCGAGTTCGAGACGGATGCCGTCGCCGGAGCCGACGAGATCTACACCGTCTCGCATCGTCGGATCGGTGCTGTCGTCTCGGATATCGATACGACCGATCCCGAGGAGACTGACGAGGACGCCCAGCGCCACGACGACGTGTTGCGCGAGATTATGGAGACAGACGGCGGGCGCTCAATCGTCCCGATGCAGTTCGGGATGGCATTCGAGAGCGACCGCACGCTGAAGAACGTCCTGCGAGGCGCACGCCCGGCCTTTCGGCGCGCGATAAACGATATCGACGGCCGCGTCGAACTCGGCCTAAAAGTCGTCCGCGACGAAGACGCCGAGGTCGACGATGCGGCAATCGACGACGCCGTCGCCGACGCACTCGAGCCGATTGCTGCTCAGTCGGTACCGAACGATCTGTTCAGTGACCGGCTCGTGCTCAATCGCTCGTATCTCGTCGACCGTGACGAACGCGAGACGTTCGACGACGCGGTTGCCGACCTCGAGGAGGAGTACGACGACCTCACGTTCCGGTACACGGGGCCGTTCGCACCGTACAGTTTCGTCGACGTGAAAATCGGAGCCAACCAGTAA
- the gvpA gene encoding gas vesicle protein GvpA gives MAPTASRRPDASSLAEVLDRILDKGVVIDVWARVSVVGIELLTIEARVVVASVDTFLHYAEEIAKIEQATAEGDLEDLEELEVEQRPESSPQSATE, from the coding sequence ATGGCACCAACAGCAAGCCGGCGACCCGATGCCTCGAGTCTCGCGGAAGTCCTTGACCGCATCCTCGATAAGGGTGTCGTCATCGACGTTTGGGCGCGTGTCTCAGTCGTTGGGATCGAACTGCTCACGATTGAGGCGCGTGTCGTCGTCGCCTCCGTCGACACCTTCCTGCACTACGCGGAGGAGATTGCAAAAATTGAGCAAGCCACCGCAGAGGGCGATCTCGAGGACCTAGAGGAACTCGAGGTCGAACAGCGTCCGGAATCATCGCCACAGTCTGCCACCGAATAA
- the gvpF gene encoding gas vesicle protein GvpF — MFVLDDLLFRPFVGIVDTLHTMALSEMYDIEALEADLKENQLLYELGELSETEYQDRKEELEEEIEIAQEVHERLTSGRVEVKS; from the coding sequence ATGTTCGTTCTCGATGACCTCCTGTTCCGGCCGTTCGTCGGTATCGTCGACACACTGCATACGATGGCGCTCAGCGAGATGTACGACATCGAGGCGCTCGAGGCCGATCTCAAGGAGAATCAGTTGCTGTACGAACTGGGCGAACTGTCGGAGACGGAGTATCAAGACCGCAAAGAAGAACTCGAGGAAGAGATCGAAATCGCACAAGAGGTCCACGAGCGGCTCACGAGCGGCCGTGTCGAGGTAAAATCGTAA
- a CDS encoding phospholipase D family protein gives MSVLERDPSIGLLGTNDDDRRVQAALSDLFSGDGTIYIVSGYFTYQGYRSIRDDIVSFLERARDNELILVVGPASDQFSARIAYDLWALDEHDQIKLYKQSRGLHAKLYIRDGPRPNCIIGSANITQVAFEYNVELGLEMTRERTDHPDLRPFFDWVETLVDDSVPLRRRDLFGPVQVGSSFVNWSNKARLLPVRNVALRVVPVLLLVVMLAVLFRFV, from the coding sequence ATGAGCGTCCTCGAGCGAGACCCCTCCATCGGACTGTTGGGAACGAACGATGACGACCGACGCGTGCAAGCAGCCCTCTCCGACCTGTTTTCCGGCGACGGAACAATCTACATCGTCAGCGGCTACTTTACCTACCAGGGCTATCGCTCAATCCGCGACGACATCGTCTCCTTTCTCGAGCGCGCCCGAGACAACGAGTTGATTCTTGTCGTCGGTCCTGCCTCCGATCAGTTCTCGGCGCGTATCGCCTACGATCTCTGGGCACTCGACGAACACGACCAGATCAAACTCTACAAGCAGTCACGAGGGCTGCACGCGAAGCTTTACATCCGCGACGGACCCCGGCCGAACTGTATTATCGGCTCCGCAAACATCACCCAAGTCGCGTTCGAGTACAACGTCGAACTCGGCCTCGAGATGACTCGAGAGAGGACGGATCATCCGGATTTGCGGCCGTTTTTCGACTGGGTAGAAACGCTCGTCGATGACTCTGTGCCGCTGCGGCGTCGCGACCTGTTCGGTCCCGTACAGGTCGGCAGTTCGTTCGTCAACTGGTCGAACAAGGCGCGACTGCTCCCGGTTCGAAACGTGGCGCTCCGGGTGGTTCCGGTTCTCTTGCTCGTGGTCATGCTTGCAGTGCTGTTTCGATTCGTCTAG
- a CDS encoding CHY zinc finger protein, whose translation MTETPAFDAVSLPVRGLEVDPDTRCAHYHNDRDVVAFRFACCDAYFPCFRCHEELTDHEAVPWPRERFDESSVLCGVCEAELPVPAYLEADYRCPSCNAPFNPGCGNHAALYFETDSE comes from the coding sequence GTGACCGAGACGCCCGCGTTCGATGCCGTGTCGCTCCCGGTTCGCGGCCTCGAGGTCGACCCCGATACTCGCTGTGCACACTACCACAACGACCGCGATGTCGTCGCCTTTCGGTTCGCCTGCTGTGACGCGTATTTTCCGTGTTTTCGCTGCCATGAGGAACTGACTGACCACGAGGCAGTCCCGTGGCCCCGCGAGCGGTTCGACGAGTCCTCGGTGCTGTGTGGCGTCTGCGAGGCAGAACTGCCCGTTCCGGCGTATCTCGAGGCCGACTATCGCTGTCCGTCGTGTAACGCACCGTTCAATCCCGGCTGTGGAAACCACGCGGCGCTGTACTTCGAGACGGACTCGGAGTGA
- the gvpO gene encoding gas vesicle protein GvpO, halophile-type produces MAEADSQRANDQCKAKTADGERCSRPAKEGGFCYQHDESDPTVSDSQTADTEQDEQADQQDDSSDESRSRDLSTDMTAEEKTDPESVDADVETDTEEIQGVLAVRQTVQSTAGELIGREFDAVSEISPTDDGWRAVVEVVERRSVPDTQDIIGRYEIELDENATVHGYRRLDRYRRGDTGDFE; encoded by the coding sequence ATGGCCGAAGCCGACAGCCAGAGAGCAAACGACCAGTGCAAAGCGAAAACTGCGGACGGTGAGCGCTGTTCACGGCCAGCCAAAGAGGGCGGGTTTTGCTACCAACACGACGAGAGTGATCCAACCGTGAGTGACAGTCAAACAGCAGACACCGAACAGGACGAACAGGCCGACCAACAGGACGACTCGAGCGACGAGAGCCGAAGTCGCGATCTCAGCACCGATATGACGGCTGAGGAAAAGACCGACCCCGAGTCGGTCGATGCGGACGTCGAGACCGACACCGAAGAGATCCAGGGCGTGCTTGCCGTTCGGCAAACTGTCCAATCGACAGCCGGCGAACTTATCGGCCGCGAGTTCGACGCCGTCAGTGAAATCTCCCCGACCGACGACGGCTGGCGTGCGGTCGTCGAAGTCGTCGAACGTCGATCCGTCCCCGACACGCAGGATATCATCGGCCGCTACGAGATCGAACTCGACGAGAACGCGACCGTTCACGGCTACCGACGACTCGACCGCTACCGACGCGGCGACACTGGCGACTTCGAGTAA
- the gvpN gene encoding gas vesicle protein GvpN, producing the protein MADDSSRKRKVRGRKIRSDRSQKEARNAKKKLARQSSNGQSNTNGSSPAPTGNGDSPMADPADVEPEPFVETDAVRSVRDRVTGWLEADQPVHLIGPTGCGKTALALSAAAQRGRPVVWLNGDDAVDTAALVGTHSGGERYKETDNFVGGVSKKTEIVRERWVDNPLSVAVREGATLVYNEFSRSDPAAHNVLLSVLEEGVLERPGKRGEDRSIEVHPEFRAILTSNDVEYAGVHQQQDALLDRFVGVHLDYYDDETEREIVREHVDLADEDIATVVDATRQLRDDLEVVVGTRAAITAAKGLTVFNGERNGDDEEADEGQFDEDLLTEVFTDVLAPKVVGEGIETIDELQTQIRKAV; encoded by the coding sequence ATGGCGGACGATTCCTCGCGAAAGCGCAAGGTTCGCGGTCGGAAGATCAGAAGCGACCGATCACAGAAGGAAGCTCGGAACGCGAAGAAGAAACTTGCACGCCAGTCGTCAAACGGCCAGTCGAACACGAACGGCAGTTCGCCTGCACCCACCGGCAACGGCGACAGTCCGATGGCCGACCCGGCCGACGTCGAACCGGAGCCGTTCGTCGAAACCGACGCCGTCCGGTCGGTTCGGGATCGCGTCACCGGCTGGCTCGAGGCCGATCAGCCGGTTCACCTGATCGGGCCGACAGGCTGTGGGAAGACGGCCCTTGCGCTGTCGGCAGCGGCACAGCGAGGACGCCCAGTCGTGTGGCTCAACGGCGATGACGCGGTCGACACCGCAGCGCTCGTTGGGACGCACTCGGGTGGTGAGCGATACAAAGAGACCGACAACTTCGTCGGCGGCGTGAGCAAGAAAACCGAAATCGTTCGCGAACGCTGGGTCGATAACCCGCTTTCGGTGGCCGTCCGCGAGGGCGCGACGCTCGTCTACAACGAGTTCTCGCGCAGCGACCCCGCCGCACACAACGTCTTGCTCTCGGTGCTCGAGGAAGGCGTCCTCGAGCGGCCGGGCAAACGCGGCGAGGATCGATCCATCGAGGTCCATCCCGAGTTCCGGGCAATCCTCACCTCGAACGACGTCGAGTATGCGGGCGTCCACCAGCAACAGGATGCCTTGCTCGACCGCTTCGTCGGCGTTCACCTCGACTACTACGACGACGAAACCGAACGCGAAATCGTTCGCGAACACGTCGACCTCGCCGACGAAGACATCGCGACCGTCGTCGATGCGACCCGGCAACTCCGCGACGACCTCGAGGTCGTCGTCGGGACGCGAGCGGCGATTACGGCCGCGAAGGGGCTGACAGTCTTCAACGGCGAACGCAATGGCGATGACGAGGAGGCCGACGAGGGGCAGTTCGATGAAGACTTGCTGACCGAGGTGTTCACTGACGTGCTCGCGCCGAAGGTCGTCGGTGAGGGAATCGAAACCATCGACGAGTTACAGACACAGATTCGCAAGGCGGTCTAA
- a CDS encoding Hsp20/alpha crystallin family protein has protein sequence MTGNFHPSEPDDRDDSSDDHWLSTLLSALAALDSDDKTGRRTTGRRQNNRSVIDYDISMRSIDDLEEGGRDTGASPGKRGPHSGRSPAHSGVDSSDSSRSRTRRTTTSDHRVTKREYDDELLVTADINGIEPDDVTVGFDESMLVIGVSGQELERIEIPWADGQRTSNATIKNGVLTVQIEPISGDDGATGGGDPPTEDNDE, from the coding sequence ATGACTGGAAATTTCCACCCAAGCGAACCGGATGACCGTGATGACTCGAGTGACGACCATTGGCTTTCGACGCTGCTGTCAGCCCTCGCCGCGCTCGATAGCGACGACAAGACGGGGCGGCGAACGACCGGACGTCGGCAGAACAACCGCTCGGTCATCGATTACGACATCTCGATGCGGTCGATTGATGATCTCGAGGAGGGAGGTCGCGACACGGGTGCATCACCCGGAAAGCGGGGGCCGCACAGCGGGCGGTCACCAGCACACAGTGGAGTCGATTCCAGCGACTCGAGTCGGTCTCGAACCCGACGAACAACCACGAGTGACCATCGCGTCACGAAGCGGGAGTACGACGACGAACTGCTCGTCACCGCCGATATCAACGGTATCGAGCCCGATGACGTGACGGTCGGCTTCGACGAGTCCATGCTGGTGATCGGCGTCTCCGGCCAGGAACTCGAGCGGATCGAGATTCCCTGGGCGGACGGGCAGCGGACATCCAACGCGACGATCAAAAACGGCGTGCTCACGGTGCAGATCGAACCGATATCCGGGGACGATGGCGCGACGGGAGGCGGAGAC